TAATTTATTGGTTTCTTCTCACACATAACACGTTCTTTGCCTTTGATCAGCCTTGTCATccttttctttaccttttctAGTTCAACTACCTCCTTTTCGTGATTGGGCAACCCAAACGGCACACAGCGTCGGCACCGTGACGCGGGGTGTTACACCTTGGCAGAACGCTGCTGCCTGGTTTGTTCTCAGCCTGGTTCCCAATAACTACGAACAAGCGATTTGCCTTATTTGACTGACACTGGGCACCGAGATGGCATTTTCACACAAGTACCCTCAGCGACTGCAAGGTGCCTTTTCCGAGTAGGAAATGTTAAATTAAAGGCCAGCTTTGTGTTTTTCTAGTTAAGAACGTGTTCTCATCTGCAGTACTCAGACCTGGCAACACTCACCCGCCATTCTGCCACCCAGCCGCTCACCCTGCGGGATCCTCCCACACCCCTGCCCCATCAGCTTCAGATTAAAACCACCCCAGCTATTCCTGAGAACGGCCAGCAGATGAGAACGGTgcaggccaaagggatattcagtTCACAactccctcaccagctctcctggGTGGGGAACACAAACCAGGTACACCCACAGGTCCTCCCTGCAACGCATTTATTTGACTATTTCTTCACAGGTGGTGAGATCCCAGAGACTCAGCTTGCATGAGGACAATGACAACACACACATAAGAGAACAGCATCCTTTtgcacccccaccccctccctgCAGCCGTATTTTCTGTGTGGATTTTTCCTGCCATTTACTGTTTTCCTCTCTCTGAGAGGACTTTACACCTCGCCAGAGAGAAAACACCACCCAGGGATCCCCGGAGCACTTGGCCAGAGCCGCGGAGATCAGCCGGGCCCCCAGCAGGGACGGCTCCTCCTGCCCCGCCACCCGCGCTCCCTCGGGCCCACGGGATAGAACCGGGGATGGATGGGGAGCCGGGGCTGCAGCGCACGGGGCGCGGGCCCCGCcgtcagcaccgcggacagcgccgGGCGGCCGCTGCGGCCCCAGCCCCGGGCACCCCAGCCCCGGGCACCCCAGCCCCGGGCACCCCAGCCCCGGGCACCCCAGCCCCGGGCACCCCAGCCCCGGGCACCCCAGCCCCGGGCACCCCAGCCCCGGGCACCCCAGCCCCGGGCACCCCAGCCCCGGGCACCCCAGCCCCGGGCACCCCAGCCCCGGGCACCGCCACCATTGCCCAAGCATCAGCCCACGGCAGGGAAAGTGGAGATGTGCAGCCTGATGCACAAATACATGGGGTGAACACGTTCACCGTCCAACACACACACCACTACTTCTGGGAAAAAATCCACCCTTTCTTGTCTCCTCAGACTCCTAAAGACTTTATCCTGCTCGCTAAGGGCTTTGGAGGACCACccattctgccacccaccacaaGGTGCCCTCGGCATCCCCACACCCCTGGCCgccctcccaggacctgccacaGGGGTGTTGTTCTGAGCAGTCAGCCCAGCATCCCAAGGCGGAACCAAACTGGGAGTGCTCAGTTTTGCACTCCCTCTGCTAAGAGTCAGCtgtcccttctgaaaggaacatttCTTAATTAATATTAATACTCTGCATCATGTCAGATCTTCTCATGTATTTACACTCCCCCTCTAAGCTCCTTCGCTGCCCATCCCTCCGCCAGCAGCAGCGCAGTGACACAGGCTGGGCCTGCGCTCCCGAGTGTTCCTGAGCCCCGGTCCTGGTGTAGCTGTAATGGATCAGTGACACCATTATATTTATAGCTattgcaagagaaagaaaaaggctaCTGGGTGTTCATATGTTCTTGTTGTATTATTTAAGAGAAGCCATTTGAGAGCACAGGAGAAGCAGTGTCTGCTcccaaaaggaggaaaaataatggAGGGGAATATTTGCAAAAAGCTCAGTTAAGTAAATATTTTATGCCAAATAATGTTATGGCTTTTGAATGATGCATGCAAGATAGTTGAAAGGAGGTGAGGCACAGAGTGAGGCAACACACAGTGCGTGCTGAGTGTGAAGGTGTTCATGggggggaagcagaggaaaacaccacgccCGGCTGTGCCTCTCACCCTCGGGGGGGGACACTGGCAGAGGCAGCACCGCAGGGCagggctgccccagctgctggacTGACAACCCCCTTTGCTGCAGAGAAGCTGGAGCGAACCTTACAGGGAGGCAGTTCTGCCCCAAGCGGGTGACACCAGCTGACGTGCCgacccatctcctccccatctgGTACCAGCTCCGGGCAGTAACAGTGAGACAAATCTGCACTCCCAGCCCAGCCTGCAGGAGCCCTCCTGGCTCTCTGGGAGGCAAGGGTggtgacagagcagagcagaatggGGCCAGCACTGGGGAGGACACTGGTCTGACCAGAGGAATTCTCCCCCAGCAGACACATGCACAGGGTGAGCATCTGGCACAAGGTAAGCACAGAAAGGAGTAAAATACCATTAAGCATAATAAGAAATGTACTTAATCAATGAGCTCTGCAGCTGAGGATCAATGGGAAGCAGACACAGCCATTAGCTAAGAAAGCTGAGAAAGAGCCCCAGGCTCTGATGGAGCGGTCGATACTGGGTTTAACTGAGCAGCAGAGGAAGGGTCCCAGCTGGAGAGCAGAGCCAGCGCTCGCCCTGCTCCACTCCTCGGGGCTCAGctcagcagggagcagaacaaggAGCCCAGGGCTTGGCCTGCTGAAAAGCCTGGTGCTGAGCCCCACAAAGCAGCACAGACTCCGAACCAGACCTGGGTACCCAGCAAGAGTGACAAGGGTGTGAGATGGAATGGGACCACTGCTGGCAGGGAAGAGAAGGGACTAATGCACCTCACCATCACCCAGGGCCATCACTCGGCTGTGGAGAGCAACAGCCAGGGCTTTAGCCATGGGCCTTTCTTCTGCAGACCAAAGGCTGCAGGGAACTTCAGGTGCTGGTCCTGCCCAGGAGGTGCAGGGGGCTATGGGCATCCTGAGCAGCTCACCTAGAGCAGAAGAGACAGGCAAAGCCTCACTCACTGCTCAGGGAAGGCCAGGCTGCTGAGCCATTTCCTCGCTGCTCTTGTCCCGTTGTCCCTCGAGCACGGTGCTGCATTGCTCCCCAACAGCTGTCCCATGGGAGAGGCGCAAACTGGATGGCAAAGAGGTCACCCTCCTAAGGAGGTGCTGCACCAGCCCTGGtaaacagagctgctgctgagtcaGGGTTTGCCCAGGCCCCAACCTTGAgatcccccagtgccccctcgACCCAGCACACTTGGAGCCCGTCCGGGTGGTGCCGGCTGAGTCACCACACACAGGGCTTCCTCAGGAGAGAGTCTTGATTTTCAATCCATGAGCAAATTTAGCGCTCGGGAAGGCAGACAGCCCCAGGCAGCGAGCGGGCACGACGGCCGGGTCCGGCTGACAGTGCTGCCGCTGACTCAGCCCTGGCACCCAGACCCCGCCGTGCTCCTGCCCTGGGCTCCAAACACCTCGCCCAACCCCAGCACTgagctccagctccctgctcGTTTCCCCGAGGCTGTCACCCCGCCCTGTCCCCCGCCTGCGCTTGCTGAGACCTGGCAGCCAGAGCCTGACCTGAGCCCCCAGGGAGCAGCACAGGGACTCCTGTgcaggggggctgcagggaccacACACCATTGGCAACGTCTCAAGAGCATTAGAGCCTGCGGTTGTGCTTCAGGCAGAGTTCACGCATGTGCCCGTGCAGGGGAGAAAAGCAGCTGTCCCCGAGGTCCGTCCCAGGGGCGTCCCTTCTCCTGCTGGGAGGGACATCCCAGGGGGCGGCTCCTGgagcacagagcacacacagCGCTGGATCCCGTCCCCGTGGGCTGGGCAGGACGCGCTCCGGTCCGCGCTCCGGTCCCCgtcccggccccggcccccgcggGACGGGCTGGGCAGCGCCGCCTGGCGGCCGGgcccggcgcgggggggcggTGCCAAGGTCCCCCCGGGTCCCGGGAGCGCCCCCTCCGTGCCCGGCCGGGACAACGCCGGGCACCCCGAGCCCGGCCCCGCTCACCGCCCGGGCTCCGGGACAGGCGCCATTTGAGACCCCAGGGGCCTGCCCGCAGCCGCCACCGTGTTCCTCTGCCCGCTGGCACACGGGTCCGCAGCCACACCTGCGGTGACGCCCCAGCACCAGCTTCCCGCAGCCTGGGATTCGGGAGCACCGAGGGAGCAGGTTCACGGGGTGAGACCCAGACTCCTACCTCCCAGCACAGACATCCAGTTCTCACCTGAGGAGCTCCCTGCAGCAACCAAAGCCTCTTATCCAAGCTCcgtgctgcttctccagcctccccGAGCTGCTTGGCTGGAGCACCTTCCTCACACCATCTGCCCTGGGGCCCAGGCCAGGCTGCTCCCAGCTCTTGATTTCACCCAGCacactgtccctgctgctctgctcccgaATTGGAGACCATTGCCAGCACTTCCTTCCCCTGCACCCAGGTTCCCTGGCCATGCCTGGGATAAAGCAGCTTCCACACCTCCACTGTCCCTAGATGGCAGTGGGAGCGAGCGAAAGCAGGGGCCTGCCCTGAGAGCTGCAGCTGACTCCAGTCAGCTCCACCCAGCCCTCCCAGGTGCATCCAGTCCCCAGCGGCTTCCACAGCCCCCACATCTCCATCCACCCCTCAGTAGCTCCAGGTGCCTCCCCTCCCAGTCACTCAGACCCACGCAGCCACATGGATCCTCCTGGTTTTGCTCACCCAGGCAGCATTACAAGTGTAACCACGAGGTCCTGGCACTCGGTGCTCAGTGACACCAGGGAGctgctcagcccctgctccccagGCGCTGACACTGGGAGCCAAGAGCAGCTCTGCACACATTCACACTGCGGCTGCATGGACGAAGGACGCAGGGTTCGCATAAAGAGCAAACCAGGGCACGTCCAGCTGCTTTTTCAATTCTCTCCTCACCCTCTTGGccactttctctctctccttttcccttccctcaccCATTTCCAACAGGGCACATACACAACACCTTAACCACCGGGCCAGCGCagctgctgcacagagcagagctgccccaggcagcacagccaggccAGCGAAAGAAAATCACCCACTTGCTTTCCCCCAACTCACCATCCATGCTCTGCCCAAGCACACAGCTTCCAGCAATCCCACCCCCCGCAAGGCCCAGGAGGGGCCTCTCCCCACCGCACAGCCTTCCCAGAGACCCCACGCACACCCTACCTCTGCACAGAGGCGCCAGCCAGGTCTCCACCATCCCTGCACATCCCAGCACATCCTCCAGCCATGCTCAAGCAGGGCAGCACCAAGGAGCCCTGGGGGCATGAAGGGCTTTTATAAAGGGTCTCCCAGCCCCTCCCTCAGCCGAGCAGCCTCACCTGTGGAGCCCGGCTCAGCAATCTCattgctgggagcagccccagctgTGCTGGTCGGTAACCGAGCCACAGACACGTGCCCTGCAGGGCCAAGCGGACCTTCATGTGGGACACAGTGTGACATTCCTCACTGAAATTCAAGTGGCACCCCTGAGAAATTTGtgatttgattttccttttaaaaacaaaaagagggaaaagcACCCGGCCCTGCCTGTCTGACCAAACTGCTCCCCAGCATAGATCCCTGGGGCTGCCCACGCGCATCCACCCCCGTGGGGAGCTGCGGGTCCACCCAAGGGGTGCTCAGCACCTCGATTTTTGCAAAGGCTGGAAACGGGCTTTGCCCCCGCGTGCCGTGTTTCAGACAAACAGGGCTGTTCCATGGCGGGGGACTTCTCTGTGCTCATGATTTCTGTTTTCCAGCCCCTTCATCTGTCATCTCTGAGTTAACTGTGGTGGAAGGGCAGTCTCAGCCCAGCACACCTTTGCAGGGACCCTCTTCCCCAAGCAGGCGCTGGGACTGACGACTCGTGCCATCAGAGTCAGCTCGTTGCACCTTCTCACGGTGCTTCCGAGGATGCAGGACCAGCACGGCCAGTAAGGGGCCTGCGACCGGAGGGTGCTGAGCAGGGACACAGTAGCCCCGGAGCAGCCATGGACGCCTGGTCACACCTGCTCATCGGAGAAGTGCTCGGGATGCCGTGGGTGCAAAATCAACCACATCAGCCTTTTCAGCTGGAGATGGACAGTGTCCCCAGGCAGGGTGGCCAAAGGTGACGTTCTTTATCTGTACCTCGTGCTCCTCGGATACGGGATATCAAAATGTGCCTTGAGACACTCCTGTTATTAAGTGATCCTCTGAGATTAGAGCAGTGTTTCCACCTCCCCAGCATCTTTTCTCTCAGTGGAACCGACAAACGCGATAACTTATCGGGACCTTCCCCTGTGCTGTTAGCAATGGCACAAGGACTTATTGACCCACCTCAGAACAACATCCTGAATATTTAGGACTTTCCTGAGCTTGGTAAGTGATAACATCTTTATTATATGAGCCCTTTAAaccctcggtgcctggcaggccCCTCTGCCCTTGCAGGAAGGACAATATCAGACCCAGGGCAGCAAACACCGATAACGAAACGGTTCCCGGAGCGAACCGCAGTGCCGGGGCTGCCCGGCCGGCAGCTCCTGTGCCACCACTCTGGGGTCACACGGCACTCCTGGCGGGGACGGACGGGACCTGGAGGAGCGGCCCCCGGTGGCGGGGGCAGGTGGGGGGCAGGTGGGGCTCAGAGCGGGTTCCCGCGCAGCCTGGGCtcctttccagcctgcaaaccaaGCGCCCGAGCCCCTGCTCCCGGGTTTCACACGGGCTCCTGCCACACGAGCAATTCTTCCCATCCGTGAGGACCGAGATAGCACCCAGCGCCCCTGATGGAGGAGGCAGATCTGGTGTTTGACCCAGAAAGACATCTAAGCTAATCTATCTCAGACAGACAAAAACCAGAGGGGCTCATTCTGATATGAAGTGCTGGCTGAAGCCACAGGCCTGATCAGCAACTTCGAGATTAGATAAGAGCCGAACTTAGTCCCATCCCGCATGTATTAACGTGAGCTCTCTGGATGCCAGGGCTATTCCAGTTCAAGGGCACAAAGATGTTCACTTCACTCGGGCTCCTGTTTGCTGCCCTCTCCTTAGCAAGAGGAGTCCCCGTGCAGCAGCGATCCAGCCGCAGCAAAGTCCTCCTGGTGTCCTTCGATGGCTTTCGGTGGGACTACGACCAGGACGTGGACACCCCGCACCTGGACGCCATGGCCGCGGAGGGGGTGAAGGCGCGGTACATGACTCCTGCCTTCATCACCATCACCAGCCCCTGCCACTTCACGCTGCTGACCGGTGAGTCCGCGGCCGCGAGTCCGGCTGCAGCCCGGGGATGGCAAACGGGAGCCTTGGCCATCGGTGACGACACCAAGCGAGGCGGGCGCCAGCCTCGGTGCACACGAAGCTCTAGCGCAGAAACGAGGCGACAGCTGCAGAAAGTGATAGAACTGAACTTGTATTTATCAACGGTAAATAGCACCAGACCAACCCGGTAGCCTCCTTCGATAAATGATTTTCTAGACAAGGGAGATGCACTAAATTTGATCTTTCTGGGCTTCAGTAGTGTACTTGATACAGCACCACACGGGAAATCGTTAGTTAAGATGGAGAAGATGAAGATGAGTACAAAATCTCTAAGGTGGGAAGTAACGGGCTGCGGGGAAGAGCAGAGCGGGCGGCGCTGAGAGCAGACGTCAGGCTGAGGGAGCGCAACAGGGGAATTCCCGAGGAATCGATGCTGGGGCCAATCTTACTTAAGATTTTCAATAACCTTGGCATAAAAAAGCAGAACATGCTAATGAAATGTGCTGATGGGAAGAGGCAGGGAGGTGGTGTCGatacaggaggggacagggatatCGTGCAGAAGTAACTGTGTGCTCTTCAGGACCAGAATAATAAAGATGGCATGAAATGTAACAGCACAAAGTGCAAGCTTTTAGTTTCTAATGGGAATTTCTGCTGCACGTTGACCTCACCAGTTGTGAACAACAGAGAAAGCGAAACAGAGAAGCGATGAGTTGCATGCGGGATAACGGCGAACCTGCCTGCGCCGGGGAGGCGGGAGCGCTTGCAGGCGGCACCGGCACATCCAGGGCAAGGGTGTCCCGCACCATGGGAGGAGCAGacatccccccagcaccccattccctgccctgggaaccccccttgtagCAGGCAGGGGGAGGAAGGCGGCAAACAGAGGCAAAGGGAGAGCTGGGGTGGGGTGCGAGGGGCACGAGCTCCCACTCGTCCAGAGCATCGCCCAGCGCAGGGCGAGAGCCCCCAGCCACAGCCTGGCTCACCCCCCGCCCCTCTCCGGACAGGGAGATACCTGGAGAACCACGGGGTGATCCACAACATGTGGTTCAACACCAGCACGGGGGTGAAGCTGCCCTACCACACCACGCAGGGCATCGACAGCTGGTGGGACAACGGCAGCCTGCCCATCTGGATCACCGCGCAGAGACAGGCGAGTGCGGCCCCGCTGCCCCACGGCcccactgccccatggccccgctgccccacggccccactgccccacggccccactgccccacggccccactgccccatggccccactGCCCCACGGccctgcacccccacagccccactgccccacacacgcggctcctgctgctgccgtGGTGGAAAAGCCACAAGCAAGCCACGATCTCTAGTGGCCATGAGCTAACACCCTCACCGCAAACGCAACCTAATTAGACcagcaaaaaaattaaatcccCAGACAGCGGCAGGAATAATTACGATAATTCtattaaaaatagcaaaaaataatAGATGCATTTCAGCTTTATTAAGACATTAATATAATTGGTTATCCTTTTCCTGTTTAAAGAAGCCTCAGCCGGTTCCTTAGGGAGCACCACGAGCCCAGGGGTTCCACGCGCTCCAGGGCACGAACCCCATCTCCGCAGCCTCAGCCGCCCCCCCCGGGCGGTGTGGCCGGGGCTGCTCCCCGCTCCGCTCGCACAGCAGCAAGGCTTCCCCAGGAGGCTCTGAGACAGGACCTGAGACCTGGCCCAAGACACGGACCTTTGCCTGTATTTACCTGCCAAATTGGTCCCATTGACTTCAGGGTGAGAACTTGAAGTAAAACACACCCTAATGTCTCGATGGCCAAGAGCCAGCGGGTCCATGCAGACTACAAACGGGTCACAGTTTCCAAAGTTACAGCTagtgttactaacacagtgagaAAACCAAAGTGCAGGAGTTCTGGGAAGGGCAGTGCTTTCAATTAATCACTTTTAATTGGCAACAAGCAAGAAAAACCTCATTAGAGGTAGACATTAGGGGGTTGAATGAACTAACCGCGTTAGGATGTGGTTGCACTGACAGATGGAGAGAGGCTGCAGAGCAAGTGCAGGTGAGTTTACGCAATGTCTTCGCTGACAGGGTTTAAAGACAGGCTCGATCTATTTCCCtggaggaaaagcaaaatatcaAGGGGAAGAGGTGAATATGAAGTTGGTGGAGCCGCCCTTGTTCAACTACAGCAATGAAACCAACTGGAGAGAGAACATTGACACCACCATGGAATGGTTCACGGTGAACAACCTCGACTTCATCACGCTCTACTTCGGTGAGCCGGACTCGGCGGGACACAAGTACGGCCCTGAGTCCACGCAGAGAAGAGCCATGGTCGAGCAGGTGGACAGAACCATCGGTTACCTGAGGCAGCGGATCCGGGAGAGCGGCCTGGAGTCAAACCTCAACCTCATCATCACGTCCGACCACGGCATGGACACGGTCATAAAGACCAACGAGATTCACATCCAAACAGTAGAGAACTTCACCTTCCAAGACATCGAGTTCGAACTCTTAGATTATGGACCAAACGGACTGCTGTTGCCAAAAGAAGGAAAACTAGAGCATGTGTATTCAGTCCTGAAAGACGCCCACCCAAACTTACACGTGTACAAGAAAGAAGACTTTCCGAGGAGATTTCACTACGCCAACCATTCCCGGATCACCCCGCTCGTGTTGTACAGCGATCCAGGATATGTGATCCATGGGGTAAGATGTACGCACAGACATACTGCACTGACTTTTGGGGATCTGcctctctcctcctgccctgctcatGGCACCCCAGTACCTGCCTGGCTTCACGCCTTGGTCTCCCAACAAATGAATGGAAATTCCAGCTCTTTGTCTAAAGACTTTGTCTGCAGTTCAGACAAACAAGGGTCCAGAAGTCTTGGAACAAGACTTGAACAACACAGAACCCCAGTTGCAGGATCCTCTCCTGGCCTGGCATTCAGGGAAAGCTCAAAGCCAGGGCCCGCAGGCAGCTTCCCCAGCGAAGCTCCTCAGTACAGCAAACTCTGGATGTGCTGACATTTAAGGGGGGAGCTTGCAAGGTGTAATTGCTTGAAAGCTGTGTCTGGGCAGCACCCTCCAGCTTCTACAAAGTTTAACGTTGTTAGAGCAACTTCAAAAACTCGAAGAAACCAAACAGACCATTAAACCCCGTGGCTGCAGAACGCGGCACACGAAAAGCACGCACGGGAGGGGGGGATGAGGCCCATagagctgctgctctggagcccGGGCcatggggggggctggggggctcgggCACTCACCCCTCTCTCTCCCTTGCAGCGGTACAAGGTGCAGTTCAACAAGGGGGAACACGGCTTTGACAACGAGGCCATGAACATGAAAACCATCTTCCGCGCCGTGGGACCCGCCTTCGCGCGGGGGCTGCTGGTGGAGCCCTTCGACAGCGTCCACGTCTACGCGCTGCTGTGCCGGCTGCTGGACATCGCCCCCGAGCCGCACGACGGCTCCCTGCTCGCAGTGACACCCATGCTGCGTCCGTGCGGGGCACCGGGAGCGGGAGCGGGTGGGAGCGGGAGCGGGACCGCCCCGCCGGGATTCCCGCGGGAACAGCGACACCTGGCGGCCGCCGCCCGCCACGACTCCCGCCACTGAGCGGCGGCTCCGTGTCCCCGGCCCTGTCCGTGTCCCCGGCCCCTCCGGCCCCATCGCCGTCCGCTGCAGCGTGCAGCTCCCCGGGCTCGGCCCCGGCCGCGGCAACCGGGCCGGTGCCACCTTAGAGGTGTCTAAATGTCCCCGACATCACAGCAAAGCCACCCGCAGCCCTGTCGCGCGGCAGCAGGGGACGCACAAGGTGCTGAGGCCAGTGAAGCGCCGTACCGGGGGAGCAGAGTGGGCGCCAAATCCTCCGCACAAGCTCCCCCGCGTCGCGGCGAGCGGGGACGGggctgctgctcacctgggcacCACGCCAGGCTGAACTCCTCCTCTCGGCTTCGCAGGTTCAAGCGCTCCTCTCTCTCCCACCAAGAAGCTGCCGGTGATGCTGGGAATTGCTCTTGCTCTGGGATGCTGGGGAGGACTACACTAACCCCCGCACAGGTAACCGGCCCTAAGGACACCCGGAAAAGCGCCTGCAAGTGCCCTTGCCCAGGCAGGCACACGCCTGGACATGTTTGTTCTTGGCCCCTCCAGGTGCTGCCCACGCACAGCAGACCCTTTGCACCTCCAGCACAGGGACTGTGGATTTTTACTGCTGGGGTCAGCACTGACAATACCCAGAGTTTGTGGGGCTGGAAGGAAGGGCTgggcctccccccag
The window above is part of the Patagioenas fasciata isolate bPatFas1 chromosome 18, bPatFas1.hap1, whole genome shotgun sequence genome. Proteins encoded here:
- the ENPP7 gene encoding ectonucleotide pyrophosphatase/phosphodiesterase family member 7 is translated as MFTSLGLLFAALSLARGVPVQQRSSRSKVLLVSFDGFRWDYDQDVDTPHLDAMAAEGVKARYMTPAFITITSPCHFTLLTGRYLENHGVIHNMWFNTSTGVKLPYHTTQGIDSWWDNGSLPIWITAQRQGLKTGSIYFPGGKAKYQGEEVNMKLVEPPLFNYSNETNWRENIDTTMEWFTVNNLDFITLYFGEPDSAGHKYGPESTQRRAMVEQVDRTIGYLRQRIRESGLESNLNLIITSDHGMDTVIKTNEIHIQTVENFTFQDIEFELLDYGPNGLLLPKEGKLEHVYSVLKDAHPNLHVYKKEDFPRRFHYANHSRITPLVLYSDPGYVIHGRYKVQFNKGEHGFDNEAMNMKTIFRAVGPAFARGLLVEPFDSVHVYALLCRLLDIAPEPHDGSLLAVTPMLRSSAPLSPTKKLPVMLGIALALGCWGGLH